Genomic window (Gelria sp. Kuro-4):
GCACCCTGCGCGCCATCGACGACGAGCTGACCGGCCTGCGCAACGAAGAGACCAGGGCGCACAACCTGCTGGCCCAGCTGGTGCCCTGGCAAACCTTCGATGTTCCCCTGGAGGAACTCAAGCCGGGGCCGGAGGTGGGCGTAGAACTGGGGGTGCTGCCGCTTACGGCCGAGGCGGAGGGCGCTTTTCGGTCCGAGCTCGAGGAGACATCTCCCGGCGCCTATCTCGAGGTGATCGGCCGGGAACGGGAGGAGGCCTCCGTCTTTCTCCTTTATGCGCGGGCGGATGAAGAAGCCGTGCAGGCTTTGCTGCGCCGGCGGTCCTTCAACCGGGCAGCCTTTCCGGGGCTGGAAGGGACGGTGCCGGCGGTGAAGGAGCGCACGGAAGCGGAGCTGGCCGAACTCGCCCGGCGGCGCGAAGAGCTGTACGCCCAGGCCAAGCAGTACGCGTCCGACCGGCTGCTCATCAAAGCCGCCTACGACGACGCGGCCCTGGCCCGGGCCCGCCTGGACATTACCCAGAACTTCGCCCGCACCCAGGAGACCTTTGCCCTTACGGGTTGGGTGCAGGCTAAAGACTGGCCGCGCCTGCAGAAGGCGGTGGTCCGGGTGAGTCCCAGCGCCTACTTGGCGGCCCGCGACCCGCAGCCGGACGAGGAGCCGCCGGTCACCCTAACCAACAGCAAGAGCGTCTATCCCTTTGAGGTGATCACCGAGCTTTACGGCCTGCCGTTCCCGCGGGGAATCGACCCTACCCCCTTTCTGGCGCCGTTCTTCTTCATCTTCTTCGGCATCATGTACGGCGACGGCGGGTACGGCTTGATCCTTATGGGGCTGGCCTGGCTGGCCATGAAAAAGATCCGTATGGCCGGTATGGCGCGCAAACTCTTCATCCTGCTTATGCTGGGCGGCGCCGCCTCGGTGCTGGTGGGAGCTGTCACCGGCAGCTGGTTCGGCAGCCTGCCCGTGCCGCCTATTTGGTTCAGCCCTATGGACAACCCCATGCAGATGCTGATTGTGGCCTTCGGCCTGGGTGTGATTCACATTTACACCGGCCTGAGCATCCAAATGGTGACCAACATCAGGAGCGGCAAGGTGCTCGACGGCGTTTTCGACCAGGGGCTTTGGATGGTGTTCCTCACGGGGCTCATTCTTCTCCTGGTCGGTTCAGCGGCGCCGTCGCTGGGGGCCGTCGGTAAGGTGCTGGCCGCGGCGGGGGCGGTAGGCCTGGTCCTCACCCAGGGTCGGACCAACCGCAACATCATCCGGCGGCTGCTCTCGGGCATCATGAGCCTGTACGGGGTAAGCGGGTACCTCAGCGATGTTCTCTCTTACTCCCGTCTCCTGGCCCTGGGCTTGGGTACCACCGTCATCGGTACGGTGATCAATTCCATGGTGGGCCTGGCGGCGGCCGGCGGCGGGGTGGTCGGTTACCTCGTGGGTGCCCTCATTGCCCTCGGCGGGCATGCCTTCAACCTCATCATCAACGTTCTGGGCGCGTATGTGCACGCCAGCCGTCTCCAGTACGTGGAGTTTTTCACCAAGTTCTACGAGAGCGGTGGACGACCGTTCGCGCCTTTCCGCATCAACACGCGGTACATCGATCTGGAACTGGAAGAAAGGGAGGCTTGAAAATGACAAGTGGTGCTGTACTCGCTCTTCTGGGCGCGGCGCTGGCCGTGGGACTGCCGGGAATCGGCTCGGCCATCGGTGTCGGTTTGGTCGGCCAGAGTGCTTCCGGCCTCGTAACCGAGCAGCCGGAGCGTTTCGGGCAGACCCTGCTCATGCAGGCGATTCCGGGAACGCAGGGCATCTACGGCCTGCTCTCTGGATTCCTTATCATGATCAACATCGGCGTCTTCGCCGGCCGGATTGCCGACCTGACGGTACAGCAGGGCCTGGCCGTTCTCATGGCGGCCCTCCCGGTGGCCATCGTCGGCTGGTTCTCCGCCATCGCCCAGGGTAAGACAGTGGCGGCAGGCATCGGACTCATCGCAAAACGCCCCGAAGATCTGGGTAAAACCATCACCTACGGCGCCATGGTGGAGACTTATGCGGTGCTCGCCTTCTTGGCCACGCTACTCCTGCTCAGGGGAGTGTCCTAAATGGCGGACATTACGGCACTGGCCCAGCGCATCCGCTCGCGGGCGGAAGCGGAAGCGGAGGAGGTAAAGGCTGCGGCCCGCCGGCAGGCGGAAGACCTCCTTGCGCGGGCGCGGGCACGGGCGGAAAAGGAGCGGGAGGCCATCCTGACCCGGGCCCGCACCGAAGCCGCGGAAAGAAAGCGCCGGCTCCTGGCCAAGGCGGAGATGGAAGCGCGCCAGGAGGAGCTCCGGGCCAAGGACGAGCTGGTGGACAAGGCCTTTGAGCTGGCGCTGAAAGAGCTCCGGGAACTCCCGGCCGCCGAGTACCAGGCGCTGCTCCGGCCGCTCCTGGTGGCGGCCGCCGAAACGGGCGAGGAAGAGGTGATCGTGGCGCCCCATGACCGGGAGCGCCTGGGTCCGGACTTTTTGGCCCGCGTGAACCAGGAGCTTGCCGCCCGCGGCAAGCCCGGCAGACTGACCCTGGCGGCCGAGACCCGGCCGCTCGAGGGTGGCTTTGTCCTGCGTTCCGGCGGTGTGGAAAACAACTACTCCTTCGAATTGATCCTTAAGCTTACCCGGGATGAACTGGAGCAGGAAGTAGCTGCCGTCCTTTTCCCTGCCGGCTGAGTCCAGGTTAGGAAAGGAGGCGGAGAAGTGAACGGCGACAAGACAGAGTACGCTTACTCGGTGGCCCGCGTGCGGGCGCTGGAGACGGGGCTTCTCGACCGCGGTAAGATCGAGCGCATGGTGGAGGCCAGGGACGCCGCTGAAGCGCTGAAGGTCCTGGGCGAAACCCCCTACGCCGCGGCGGTGGGGCAGCTGGCGAGCGTGTACGATTATGAGTCCATGCTGCGCCGGGAGCTCGTCGCGGTGCGTGCCCTCTTTTGGAAGATCTCGCCCCACCCCGAGCTGACAGACCTGTTTTTCCTGAAGTACGACGTCCTCAACCTGAAGCTGCTGCTCAAAGGACGTCACCTGGGGCAGAAGACGGACGACCTTTTAGTAGCCGCCGGCACCATCGGGCCGGAGCGGCTGGCCGCCATGGCGGCCGCGGACAACTGGAAAGAGCTCCCCGCAGAGCTGGCTGCGGCTGCCCACCAGGCCGGGGAGGCCCTGGCGGAAGAGGGCGACCCGCAGCTGGTGGACACCCTCCTCGATAAGGCGTACTACGCCTACCTGACACGGGTCCTCGGCGAGCGGGGGGAGGAGTTCCTGCGCGCCCTGGTCAGCCTGCAGGTGGACCTCACCAATATCAAGACCTTCGTCCGCGTGCGGCACGTGGTGGGCGGAGACGCCGCCCGCGCCCGCGCGCTCCTGCCGCGCTTTTTCCTCCCTGGTGGCCGGCTCGCCCTCGATTACTTCCTGGCCCAGGTCGAAGAACCGCTCCCGGCCTTTGCCGACCGCCTGGCCAAAGATGCCCTGGGGCCGGTGGTGGGGGAAGGAATCACGGCCTGGCAACGCGAAAAGAGCCTCACCCGCTACGAGAAGCTGGCCGATGACTTTCTGCTGGCCTACGTGAAAAAAAGCCGGCTCATCGCCTTCGGCGTTGAGCCGCTGGTGGCTTATCTTATGGCTAAGGAGAACGAGATTAAGCTCATCCGCATCATCATGGTGGGGAAGATCAACGGGCTCCCGGCGGCCGAGATCAGGGAAAGGCTGCGTGATGTCTATGCCTAAGATTGCAGTCATCGGCGACCGTGACTCCATCCTCGGCTTCAAGGCCGTAGGCGTCAGCACCTTTCCCGTAACCGGCTCCGAAGAGGTGGCGGAAGCTTTGCGCCGGGTAGCCGGGGGTGACTACGGTGTGGTGTTCATCACCGAGCAGGCTGCCGATGAGGCCCGCGAGGCCGTAAGTGAGGCAAGCCGAAGAAACACCCCTATCCTGGTTCCCATTCCCAGCAGCCGCGGGAGCCTGGGGCTGGGGATGGCCCAGATCAGGCGCAGCGTCGAAAGGGCCGTCGGCGCGGACATCTTATTCGGGAAAGAGGGTAGGTAAGTTTGGCGGTTGGCAGGATAATCAAAGTCTCCGGCCCCCTGGTGGTGGCCGAAGGCATGCAAGAAGCCAAGATGTACGACGTGGTCCGGGTAAGCGAAGCGCGCCTGATCGGCGAGGTGATCGAGATTCACGGGGACCGGGCCTCCATCCAGGTCTACGAAGAGACCGGCGGCATCGGCCCCGGAGAGCCCGTGTACCTGACCGGGGCGCCTCTTTCCGTGGAACTGGGCCCGGGCCTCATTGAGTCCATTTACGACGGCATCCAGCGCCCCCTGAACGTGGTCAGGGAGCAGGTGGGTGACCGCATCACCCGCGGCGTGGAAGCCTACGCCCTCAACCGGGAGAAAAAGTGGCGGTTTGTGCCGCGCGTCAAGGCGGGCGACAAGGTGGGCGCCGGCGACATTCTCGGCACCGTGCAGGAGACCACCCTGGTGGAGCACCGCATCATGGTACCGCCGGGCATCGCGGGCGAAGTGGCGGAGATCTTCAGCGGCGAGGCCACCGTCACCGACACCATCGCCAAGATCCGCACCCCGGACGGTGTGCGCGAGGTCAGCATGCTGCAGCGGTGGCCGGTGCGCCAGGGGCGTCCCTATGGGGAAAAGCTCGCCCCGGAGGAGATCATGGTCACCGGCCAGCGCGTCATCGACATGTTCTTCCCGGTGGCCAAAGGCGGTACCGCCTGCATCCCGGGCCCCTTCGGGAGCGGCAAGACGGTGGTGCAGCACCAGCTGGCCAAGTGGGCCGACGCCGAGATCATCGTCTACATCGGCTGCGGCGAGCGCGGCAACGAGATGACCGACGTGCTCCTGGAGTTCCCGGAACTGAAAGACCCCAAGAGCGGCGAGCCTCTCATGAAGCGCACCGTCCTCATCGCCAACACCTCCAACATGCCGGTGGCGGCGCGGGAGGCTTCCATTTACACCGGGATCACCATCGCCGAGTACTTCCGCGACATGGGCTACAGCGTGGCCCTCATGGCCGACTCCACCTCCCGCTGGGCCGAGGCCCTGCGCGAGATGTCCGGCCGTCTGGAGGAGATGCCCGGCGAAGAGGGCTACCCGGCCTACCTGGGTTCCCGGCTGGCGGAGTTCTACGAGCGGGCCGGGCGCGTGCGCTGCCTGGGCTCCGACGGCCGTATCGGCAACCTCACCGCTGTGGGCGCTGTCTCGCCTCCGGGCGGCGACCTCTCCGAGCCGGTCACCCAGAGCACACTGCGCATCGTCAAGGTGTTCTGGAGCCTGGACGCCTCCCTGGCCTATGCGCGCCACTTCCCGGCGATCAACTGGCTGCTCAGCTACTCGCTTTACCTCGACAACATCGATGCCTCCCTGCGCGAGCGCCTGGGAAATGAGTGGGTGGAGATGCGCACCGAGGCTATGCGCATCCTGCAGGAAGAGGCCGAACTCCAGGAGATCGTGCGCCTGGTGGGCGTAGACGCCCTCTCGCCGCGCGAGCGCCTTACCCTGGAGACGGCCAAGTCCGTGCGCGAGGACTTCCTCCTGCAAAACGCCTTCCACGATGTAGACACCTACTGCTCCCTGGAGAAGCAAAAGCGCATGATCCGCCTCATCCTCCTTCTGTACCACGAATGCCAGCGGGCCCTGGAGAAAGAGGCGCCGCTCGGCAAGCTCCTGGCGCTGCCGGTGCGCGAGCGTATCGCCCGTGCCAAGTACACGCCGGAGGACCAGCTGGCGGCCTTCGACGGGATTGAGGCCGAGATCAAGGAGCAGGTGACGGGCGTCACTGCCGAGGGAGGTGAGGAGGTTGCCTAAGGAGTACCGTACCATTTCCGAGATCGCCGGCCCCCTGATGCTGGTGCAGGAGGTCGCCGGCGTCAAGTACAATGAACTGGTGGAGATTGAGCTGGCGGATGGCAGCATCCGGCGCGGGCAGGTCCTGGAGGTGAGCGGCGACACCGCCCTGGTGCAGGTGTTCGAGGGCACTTCAGGGCTCAACCTGGGGACCGCCAAGGTGCGCTTCCTGGGCCGGGGCCTGGAGCTGGCGGTCTCGCTCGATATCCTCGGCCGCGTCTTTGACGGCCTCGGTCGGCCGCGCGACACCGGGCCGCGCATCATCCCGGAGGCGCGGCTGGACATCAACGGCTACCCCATCAACCCCACGGCGCGCGACTACCCCTCCGAGTTCATCCAGACCGGCATCTCGGCCATCGACGGCCTCAACACCATGGTCCGCGGCCAGAAGCTGCCCATCTTCTCCGCCTCCGGCCTGCCGCACTCGCGCCTCGCGGCCCAGATCGCCCGCCAGGCCAAGGTGCTGGGGACGGAGACCAAGTTCGCCGTGGTGTTCGCCGCCATGGGCATCACCTTCGAAGAGGCCGACTTCTTCATCTCGGACTTCAGAAAGAGCGGCGCCATCGAGCGGGCCGTACTCTTTCTCAACCTCGCCGACGACCCGGCCATCGAGCGTATCGCCACCCCGCGCATGGCGCTTACCGCGGCCGAGTACCTGGCCTACGAGAAGGACATGCACGTGCTGGTCATCCTCACCGACATGACCAACTACGCCGAGGCCCTGCGCGAGATCTCCGCGGCCCGCAAAGAAGTGCCGGGCCGGCGCGGCTACCCCGGCTATCTCTACACGGACCTGGCCACCATCTACGAGCGGGCCGGCCGCATCCGCGGCCGCGAAGGCTCGGTGACCCAGGTGCCCATCCTCACCATGCCTGAGGATGACAAGACCCACCCCATCCCGGACCTCACCGGGTACATCACCGAGGGGCAGATCATCTTAAGCCGCGACCTGCACCGCAAGGGTATCTACCCGCCCATCGACGTGCTGCCGTCGCTCTCCCGCTTAAAGGATAAAGGTATCGGCCGCGGCAAGACGCGTGAGGACCACGCCGACACCATGAACCAGCTCTACGCCGCCTACGCCCGCGGCAAAGAGGCCAAGGAGCTGGCCGCCATCCTGGGTGAAGCGGCGCTTTCCGAGACGGACAAACTCTTCTCCAAGTTCGCCGACGAGTTTGAGGCGCGCTACGTCAAGCAGGGCGAGAACGAGGACCGCACCATCATCCAAACGCTGGACCTCGGCTGGGAGCTTCTGAGCATGCTGCCGCGCGGTGAACTCAAGCGCATCCGCGACGAGTACCTGGATAAGTACCTGCCGGCTGAGAAGGAGGAGTAGCCCATGGAGATCCGGGTGAACCCCACTCGCATGGAGCTGAACCGCCTCAAGCGGCGGCTCGCCATGGCCCAGCGCGGCCATAAACTCCTCAAGGACAAGCGCGATGAGTTGATGCGGCAGTTCCTGGTGCTCGTCAGGAAGAACAAGGAACTCCGGGAAGAGGTGGAGGAGCGCCTGGCCGGCTCCTTCCGCAAGTTCATGCTGGCCCGGGCGGTGATGTCCGCCGAGGCGGTGGAAGAGGCCATCATGTACCCCAAGGAGCGCCTCGAGGTGAAGCTGGGCCGCCAGAACATCATGAGCGTACACACCCCCAAGCTCACTTGGGAGCGGGTCAGCGCCGAGACCGACAGCATCTATCCCTACGGTTTCGCCGAGACCTCAGCCGAGCTGGACGATTCCATCAGCACGCTGGCCGAGCTTTTGCCGCGGCTCTTGGAGCTGGCCGAGGTAGAAAAGGCGGTGGCGCTGCTCGCGGCCGAAATCGAGCGCACCCGCCGCCGCGTGAACGCCTTGGAGTACGTGATGATCCCGCAGCTGGCGAGCACCGTGCGCTACATCACCATGAAGCTCGACGAAAACGAGCGCTCCAGCCTCACTCGGCTGATGAAGGTCAAGGACATCGTGCGGGCCAAGGGCGTGTGACGAAAACCCGGCCGGTAAGCGAGAAAGGGAAAGACCCCATAGGGAGACCCTACCAGAGGGTCGCCCTTTTCTCATTTAGCCTCAGGTCGCCGGCGCCGCCGGGGAATGCCGAGGGCGGCAGAGAAATTTCCGCCGACCATGCCACTGAGTGCCACAGGCGTTTAGCGGAAATACTGTAGGGAGAAGCCGAGAGGAGGTAGTTGCATGAGCCGCTTCTCACGCAGGCTCGAAATCCGCTGGACGTTAGCTGTAGCCTTACTTCTAGTCGCCTTCTTGGCCGGGGGCGCCCTGGTGGGCGGTGTCCTTGCTGCGCGGTCCCAGCTCCTGCCCGGCCCGCAGGCCTCACCTGCACCCCCAAGCGCCCCGCGCGCCAGCCCGGGCGACAGCCCGGAACTCAATCCCTACAGCGTCATCAGCGCCGTCGCCGAGCGCGTGGCTCCCACTGTGGTGGGCGTGGCCACCCGGCAGCGCGCGTATGACTGGTTCTACGGCGCCTACGAAGAGGCGGGCGTGGGTTCCGGCATCATCTTCGACCCTACAGGTTATATCCTCACCAATGACCACGTGGTAGGGAGCGCCGGCCGCATTACGGTCACCCTGGCCGACGGCCGGCAGCTGCCGGCCCGCCTGGTGGGCACCGATCCGGGCACGGATCTCGCGGTGATCAAAGTAAACGCCGCCGGCCTCACCCCGGCCCTGCTCGGGAGCTCCGAAAACCTGCGCGTGGGCGACCTGGCCGTGGCCATCGGCAACCCATTGGGGCTGGAGTTCCAGCGCAGCGTCACCGCCGGCATCGTGAGCGCGCTCAACCGCACCATCCAGACCGACGACGGCAAGGTGCTGGAGAACCTCATCCAAACCGATGCCCCCATCAACCCGGGCAACAGCGGCGGACCGCTCCTCAACTCCCGGGGAGAGGTGGTGGGCATCAATACAGCCAAGGCCCAGGCGGCCGAAGGCATGGGCTTCGCCATTCCCATCAGCCAGGCGCGGCCGGTGGTGGAGGAGCTCATGGCGCACGGGCGGGTGCTCAGGCCCTGGCTGGGGGTGTACACCGCCGAGGTGAACCGGGAGATAAGCGCCTACTTCGACCTCAAGGTCACATCCGGTATTGCGGTGCTGGACGTCTATAAAGGCAGCCCGGCCCAGCGCGCCGGAATGCGCCCCGGCGATGTCATCCTTTCCGTCGGCGGCACGAGCGTGCGGACCCTCCCCGAATTCACCGCCGCCCTGGCGCGCCACAAGGTGGGCGAGCGCGTCGCCCTGGGCATCGACCGCCAGGGCAAAAAACTCACCCTCACCGCCCTTCTCGCCCCGCGGCCGAACCGGTGACAAACCCGACGCCTCTCCTCTTTATGACGGCCGCCGTGCGCCCGTTCCATTACTCGACAAGAAACCACAGGACCAAGAAGGAATAGTATACCGTATGCAGAAATAACGTAAGAAGAAGGCTGCACGGCAGGCAGGGCCTCCGGGCAGCGCAAAGGAGGAGAGATGATAATGGCGAAGGCACGGCCGGTCCGGCTCTGCGATACCTCGCTGCGCGACGCCCACCAGAGCCTCTTTGCCACCCGCATGAAGACCGAGGACATGGTACCCATCCTGGAGAAGCTGGACTCCGTGGGCTACTTCTCCCTGGAGATGTGGGGCGGCGCCACCTTTGACACCTGCATGCGCTTCCTCAACGAAGATCCCTGGGAGCGCCTCTGGACCATCAGGAAGCACGTCAAGAACACCAAGCTGCAGATGCTGCTCCGCGGCCAGAATATCCTGGGCTACCGCAACTACCCGGACGACGTGGTGGAGGAGTTTGTGAGGCGCATGGTGGCGGGCGGCATCGACATCGTGCGCATCTTTGACGCCTTAAACGACGTGCGCAACATGGAGACGGCCATCCGCGCCACCAAAGCCGCCGGGGCACACGCTCAGGGCACCGTGGTCTACACCATCAGCCCCGTGCACGATGTTCCCCTGTACATCCGCATCGCCAAGGACCTGGTCGAACTTGGCGTCGACTCCATCTGCATCAAAGACATGGCTGGGTTGCTCACCCCTTACACGGCCTATGAGCTGGTGACAGAGCTTAAGAAGGCGGTGGACGTGCCCATCCAGCTTCACTGTCACTACACCAGCGGCATGGCTTCCATGACCTACCTGAAGGCCATCGAGGCGGGCGTCGACGTGGTGGATACCGCCAGCTCTCCTCTGGCTCTGGGCACCTCCCAGCCGCCGGCGGAGTCCCTGGTGGCCACCCTGGCCGGGACCGAGCGCGACACCGGCTTAAACCTCGAGCTTCTTTCCGAGATCGCCGCTTACTGGCGGGATGTCAAGAAAAAGTACGACCAGTTCGCCGCCATCTCCAGCGGCGTCGATACCAACGTCCTTTCCTACCAAATCCCCGGCGGCATGATCAGTAACCTGGCCTCCCAGCTCAAGCAGCAGGGGGCGCTGGATAAGTACCGCGACTGCCTGGCCGAGGTGCCGCGCGTCCGGAAAGAGCTCGGCTACCCGCCGCTCGTCACCCCCACCAGCCAGATCGTCGGCACCCAGGCCGTTTTCAACGTGCTCCTGGGCGAGCGCTACAAGGTGGTTCCAACCGAGGTCAAGAACTACGCCCTCGGCTATTACGGCCGCCCGCCGGCGCCCATCGACGAAGCGGTGAAAAAGAAGATCATCGGCGATGAACAGCCCATCACCTGCCGCCCGGCCGACCTCCTGGAGCCGGGGCTGGAGAAGGCGAAACAGGCCGTCGCCGCCTACATCCAAAAGCCCGAGGACATCCTTTCCTACGCTATTTTCCCGCAGGTGGCCGAGCGCTTCCTCAAAGAGCGCCTGGCGGCCAAGACCGGCGTGGACTACAACATCGCCGAGGCCGCGGCAGCCGAGGCGCCGCGCCCTTATTACCCGGCCTGAGTGGCGGTTGCAGCTCTATCGCGCCTTCCGTATCTTCCAGCACGAACCCTATCATTACTGACACCCGGCCGCGCGGCCGGGTTTTCTCGTGACGGTGGGATTGTTAATCGGGATACAAAAGTTGTTTAATAGATGCTCTTCCCCGGCAGGATTCGGCTGTTATTTGGCGAACTAACTATAGCAGGGAAAGGGAGACTGGAAAAGGGGGACTGAGTGGGACAAAGGGGTTCGCTGGGTAGGATCGGTCAAACAACATACGACTGATTAGGGGGAGAAACTAGAAGAATGAAGCGCCTTTTAGCTACAGCGCTGGTGTTGCTTCTGGCCGGCACTCTCTTGGCCGGTTGCTCTGCGCCGAAAGAGGAGGCCAACAACCCTGCGCCGCAAGAGCAGGCTCAGAATCAGCAACAGGCTCAGACAGCTAAGCTGGGACTCGGCATCGTCACTTCTATTGCCAAATCCAAGGACGCCACTGCTGACGCTACGGCCGTAGGCCAAGTGGACAGTGTCATTGCTGCCGCCCTCTTTGACAAGGACGGCAAGGTGGTCAAAGTTGACATCGACACTGCGCAGCCCAAAGTTCAGTTCGATAAGAACATGAAGGTTACCTCGGACAAGACTGCAGAAATCCAGACCAAGAAAGAGCTGGGCGACAAGTACGGCATGATTAAGGCATCCTCGATTAAAAAGGAATGGTACCAGCAGATAGCCGAGCTGGAGAAGTGGATGGTAGGCAAGACCGTAGATGAGATCAAGGCGATGAAGGTGAAGGCCCGCGACGAGGAGCACCAGTCAGTTCCAGACGTTCCGGAGCTCACCTCATCGGTAACCATCTCGGTGGAGGATTACATCGCCGCGGTGGAGAAGGCCTACCAGAACGCCGTGAACGTTAAGGACGCGGCCAAACTCGGCCTTGGCCATAACGTCTCAATTGCCAAGTCGAAGGATTACAGTGTTAAGGATGGCCAGGAGACTCTTCCCGTGGCCCAGGCGGATGTGGTTGTAGCCGCCGTGGCTTTCGACAAGGACGGTAAGGTAGCCGGTGCGCAGATCGACACGGCCCAGACCAAGGTCAACTTCGACAAGAACGGCAAAGTGACCTCGGACAAGACCGCGGTCATCAAGACCAAGAAAGAGCTGGGCGATGCTTACGGTATGGGTAAGGTCTCCTCGATTGGTAAGAACTGGTACCAGCAGATCGCCGAGCTCGAAAAGTGGATGGCGGGTAAGACCGTCGATGAGATCAAGGCCTTGAAGGTTAAGGCCCGCGACGAAGAACACACCGCCGTTCCAGATGTTCCGGAACTTACCTCGCTGGTCACCATCTCCGTTGAGGATTACATTGCTGCAGTCGCAGAGGCCTACACCAACGCAAAGTAAGGTCTCACTACAGTAAGATGAGGCCGACTGACTCCCCTGCCCGAAGCGGGGGAGTTAGTTTTTCGGGGCTTTTCCAGGAGTTGCCATTGTCCGGCCGGTGCATTTCTGTTACTATGGACAAAAGGTGAGGCTAATGAAAAAGGCAACCGCGGCTTTTGTGGCCCTCCTCGTGCTGCTTCTTTCCCTTCCGGGCTGCCGGACGACGCCCCGCAGTGAGTACAGCAAGTACACCAACAGCTTTTTTGATACCTTTGACACGCTGATACAGGTGGTGGCCTACGCAAAAAGTCAGCAGGAGTTCGATGCCTGGTTTGAAAAAATCCATGCCCGCTTTCAAAAGTTGCACCGGCTGTACGATATCTATAACACCTACCCGGGCCTGAACAACGTCAAGACCATCAACGACAATGCCGGAGTGAGGCCGGTGAAGGTGGACAAGGCCATCATCGACCTTATTCTCTTTGCCAAGGACTGGTACGCCCGTACCGGCGGGCGCACCAACATTGCACTGGGTCCTGTGCTGAGGATCTGGCACGACTATCGCACCGCGGGGATGGACGACCCTTTGAGCGCCAAGCTGCCGCCTCCGGCCGAGCTTCGCCGGGCGGCTGAGCACACCGACATCGGTAAGGTTATCGTCGATCCAGAGAAAAGTACTGTCTACCTGGCCGAACGCGGGATGAGCCTCGATGTCGGGGCGGTGGCCAAAGGATTCGCCGTCGAGTTGGTGGCACGGGAGGCGCAGGCGGACGGTCTGGTCTCGGGGATCATCAGCGCAGGCGGTAATGTGCGCGCCATCGGTAAACCGCTCGACGGCGTGCGGGAGCGCTGGGGCATCGGCATTCAGGACCCGAACAAGCCCATTGTATCCGACGGCCCGACGCTGCTCGATACGGTCTACGTGAACGACGCCGCCGTCGTGACCAGCGGTGACTACCAGCGTTACTATATCGTCGATGGCAAGGTCATCCACCACCTGATCGACCCCGATACCCTGATGCCGGCCTCTTACTACCATGCGGTAACCATAGTGGCCGAGGATTCCGGCGTGGCCGACTTCCTGTCCACTACGGCGTTTCTTCTGCCCTATGAAAAAAGCCGCGCCCTGATCGAAAGCCTGGACGGCGTGGAGGCCCTCTGGGTCCTGCCCGACGGCAGGGTGGAGAGTACCCCGGGAATGCAGAAAATCATGCAGAGTCATGGGGCCGGTGGCCGTTAGTTTTG
Coding sequences:
- a CDS encoding V-type ATP synthase subunit B, with amino-acid sequence MPKEYRTISEIAGPLMLVQEVAGVKYNELVEIELADGSIRRGQVLEVSGDTALVQVFEGTSGLNLGTAKVRFLGRGLELAVSLDILGRVFDGLGRPRDTGPRIIPEARLDINGYPINPTARDYPSEFIQTGISAIDGLNTMVRGQKLPIFSASGLPHSRLAAQIARQAKVLGTETKFAVVFAAMGITFEEADFFISDFRKSGAIERAVLFLNLADDPAIERIATPRMALTAAEYLAYEKDMHVLVILTDMTNYAEALREISAARKEVPGRRGYPGYLYTDLATIYERAGRIRGREGSVTQVPILTMPEDDKTHPIPDLTGYITEGQIILSRDLHRKGIYPPIDVLPSLSRLKDKGIGRGKTREDHADTMNQLYAAYARGKEAKELAAILGEAALSETDKLFSKFADEFEARYVKQGENEDRTIIQTLDLGWELLSMLPRGELKRIRDEYLDKYLPAEKEE
- a CDS encoding oxaloacetate decarboxylase subunit alpha, with protein sequence MAKARPVRLCDTSLRDAHQSLFATRMKTEDMVPILEKLDSVGYFSLEMWGGATFDTCMRFLNEDPWERLWTIRKHVKNTKLQMLLRGQNILGYRNYPDDVVEEFVRRMVAGGIDIVRIFDALNDVRNMETAIRATKAAGAHAQGTVVYTISPVHDVPLYIRIAKDLVELGVDSICIKDMAGLLTPYTAYELVTELKKAVDVPIQLHCHYTSGMASMTYLKAIEAGVDVVDTASSPLALGTSQPPAESLVATLAGTERDTGLNLELLSEIAAYWRDVKKKYDQFAAISSGVDTNVLSYQIPGGMISNLASQLKQQGALDKYRDCLAEVPRVRKELGYPPLVTPTSQIVGTQAVFNVLLGERYKVVPTEVKNYALGYYGRPPAPIDEAVKKKIIGDEQPITCRPADLLEPGLEKAKQAVAAYIQKPEDILSYAIFPQVAERFLKERLAAKTGVDYNIAEAAAAEAPRPYYPA
- a CDS encoding S1C family serine protease translates to MSRFSRRLEIRWTLAVALLLVAFLAGGALVGGVLAARSQLLPGPQASPAPPSAPRASPGDSPELNPYSVISAVAERVAPTVVGVATRQRAYDWFYGAYEEAGVGSGIIFDPTGYILTNDHVVGSAGRITVTLADGRQLPARLVGTDPGTDLAVIKVNAAGLTPALLGSSENLRVGDLAVAIGNPLGLEFQRSVTAGIVSALNRTIQTDDGKVLENLIQTDAPINPGNSGGPLLNSRGEVVGINTAKAQAAEGMGFAIPISQARPVVEELMAHGRVLRPWLGVYTAEVNREISAYFDLKVTSGIAVLDVYKGSPAQRAGMRPGDVILSVGGTSVRTLPEFTAALARHKVGERVALGIDRQGKKLTLTALLAPRPNR
- a CDS encoding FAD:protein FMN transferase encodes the protein MKKATAAFVALLVLLLSLPGCRTTPRSEYSKYTNSFFDTFDTLIQVVAYAKSQQEFDAWFEKIHARFQKLHRLYDIYNTYPGLNNVKTINDNAGVRPVKVDKAIIDLILFAKDWYARTGGRTNIALGPVLRIWHDYRTAGMDDPLSAKLPPPAELRRAAEHTDIGKVIVDPEKSTVYLAERGMSLDVGAVAKGFAVELVAREAQADGLVSGIISAGGNVRAIGKPLDGVRERWGIGIQDPNKPIVSDGPTLLDTVYVNDAAVVTSGDYQRYYIVDGKVIHHLIDPDTLMPASYYHAVTIVAEDSGVADFLSTTAFLLPYEKSRALIESLDGVEALWVLPDGRVESTPGMQKIMQSHGAGGR
- a CDS encoding V-type ATP synthase subunit D, translating into MEIRVNPTRMELNRLKRRLAMAQRGHKLLKDKRDELMRQFLVLVRKNKELREEVEERLAGSFRKFMLARAVMSAEAVEEAIMYPKERLEVKLGRQNIMSVHTPKLTWERVSAETDSIYPYGFAETSAELDDSISTLAELLPRLLELAEVEKAVALLAAEIERTRRRVNALEYVMIPQLASTVRYITMKLDENERSSLTRLMKVKDIVRAKGV